One Methylophaga marina DNA window includes the following coding sequences:
- a CDS encoding glycosyltransferase yields the protein MKKLAPIILFVYNRPIHTKHTVQALQKNTLASQSEIFIYSDGAKNDNQRELVNAVRKYLKEIEGFKKITVIERHANLGLANSIIDGVTKIVNEFGKVIVLEDDLVTSPYFLSYMNDGLSLYENDENVASIHGYVYPIDRLPETFLLKVLIVGDGLHGNEPGIFLSQMEKFCWKS from the coding sequence ATGAAGAAGTTAGCACCAATAATATTATTTGTTTACAACCGCCCTATACACACAAAGCACACTGTTCAAGCATTACAGAAAAATACGCTAGCTTCACAAAGTGAGATTTTCATTTATTCTGATGGTGCAAAAAATGATAATCAAAGAGAGTTGGTAAACGCTGTAAGAAAGTATCTAAAAGAAATCGAAGGTTTTAAAAAGATAACCGTTATAGAGCGTCATGCTAATTTGGGTCTTGCAAATTCAATAATTGATGGTGTCACAAAAATCGTAAATGAATTTGGCAAGGTCATTGTGCTAGAGGATGATCTTGTAACAAGCCCATATTTTCTTAGTTACATGAATGATGGTTTATCTTTGTATGAAAATGATGAGAATGTAGCTTCCATACATGGATATGTCTATCCAATCGATAGACTTCCAGAGACTTTTTTATTAAAGGTGCTGATTGTTGGGGATGGGCTACATGGAAACGAGCCTGGAATATTTTTGAGCCAGATGGAAAAGTTTTGTTGGAAAAGTTAA
- a CDS encoding flippase yields the protein MLKKILSLHLHKGFLRYWKNFSWLMAEKILRMFVGLTVGVWVARYLGPEQYGLLSYAQSFVFIFSALSTLGLDSIIVRELIKDDSRRDLILGTGFYLKLVATILVLPILVVTVSFSDNDFETNLLILIIFSSTLFQSVNVIDYFCQSTVMSKYVAYANSISLFFSSIAKVIFIIYQFPLIAFAALVVFDAVVVSIGLLFFYQKRLKLSLQSWSFDFQVAKSLLKYSWPMILSGIVLTIQARIDQVMIKQMVGNTEVGYYSVAMRLIELFAFIPIILKDTLYPSIQNAKAYSVDLYTHRLLNFYRLNFILFIITAVPIYLFSEFLVVFLFGEAYRPAGILLALMAIRLFFANMGVARGAFITAENLFKFSLLTMITGTVVNITLNYFLIMKYQAIGAVIATIISFFITIYLLDYIYSKTRRNVVLQIKSIFTFYKINVRS from the coding sequence GTGTTAAAAAAAATATTATCTTTGCATCTGCATAAAGGTTTTCTGCGTTATTGGAAGAATTTTTCTTGGTTGATGGCAGAGAAAATCTTACGGATGTTTGTCGGACTCACAGTTGGTGTTTGGGTAGCAAGATACTTAGGTCCTGAACAATATGGTTTATTGAGTTATGCACAAAGCTTTGTTTTTATCTTTTCTGCATTAAGTACACTAGGCTTAGATAGTATTATTGTTAGAGAGTTGATTAAAGATGACTCCAGAAGAGACTTGATACTTGGTACGGGTTTTTATTTGAAGTTGGTTGCGACTATTCTAGTCTTACCTATTCTAGTCGTTACAGTTTCATTTTCAGATAATGATTTTGAGACTAACTTATTAATACTTATTATTTTTTCTTCAACTTTATTTCAAAGTGTGAATGTGATTGATTATTTCTGTCAATCTACAGTAATGTCAAAATATGTAGCCTATGCAAATAGCATCAGCTTATTCTTCTCTAGCATAGCAAAAGTTATTTTCATAATTTATCAATTCCCATTAATAGCTTTTGCAGCGCTGGTTGTCTTTGATGCAGTTGTTGTTTCAATAGGGTTATTATTTTTTTACCAGAAAAGGTTGAAGCTTAGCCTACAGTCTTGGTCTTTTGATTTTCAAGTAGCAAAATCACTCCTAAAATATTCTTGGCCAATGATACTTAGCGGAATAGTTTTAACTATTCAAGCGAGGATAGATCAAGTGATGATTAAACAGATGGTAGGGAATACGGAGGTAGGCTATTATTCAGTTGCAATGAGGCTTATTGAGTTATTTGCATTTATACCTATTATTTTAAAAGATACGCTCTATCCATCTATTCAAAATGCAAAAGCATATTCAGTCGATTTATATACACACCGTCTTTTAAATTTTTATCGGTTAAATTTTATTCTTTTTATCATTACAGCTGTTCCTATATATCTGTTTTCTGAATTTTTAGTTGTATTTCTCTTTGGGGAGGCTTATCGGCCAGCTGGAATATTACTTGCTCTAATGGCCATTAGACTCTTTTTTGCGAATATGGGGGTGGCCAGAGGTGCTTTCATCACTGCAGAGAACTTATTTAAGTTTTCTTTACTTACGATGATTACCGGAACAGTTGTTAATATTACATTAAATTATTTTCTAATTATGAAATATCAAGCGATAGGAGCAGTAATCGCAACTATTATTTCTTTTTTTATAACAATTTATTTATTAGATTATATATATTCAAAAACAAGACGAAATGTTGTTTTGCAAATTAAAAGTATTTTCACTTTCTATAAAATTAATGTTAGGAGTTAA
- the gmd gene encoding GDP-mannose 4,6-dehydratase — MSKVALITGITGQDGSYLAEFLLEKGYIVHGIKRRASSFNTQRVDHIYQDPHVDNKNFILHYGDLTDSSNLTRILQQVKPDEVYNLGAQSHVAVSFESPEYTADVDAMGTLRLLEAIRLLGLEKKTRFYQASTSELYGLVQEIPQKETTPFYPRSPYAVAKLYAYWITVNYRESYGMYACNGILFNHESPRRGETFVTRKITRGLANIAQGLEKKLYMGNMDALRDWGHAKDYVRMQWMMLQQDKPEDFVIATGVQYSVRQFISWSAQELGITLEFEGEGTTEKAIVVSIEGENAPALSIGDVIVEVDERYFRPAEVETLLGDPAKAKHELGWEPEITVQEMCAEMVAEDLNIAKRHALLKLHGHEVPVSVE; from the coding sequence ATGAGTAAAGTTGCATTAATCACTGGCATTACAGGGCAAGATGGATCTTATTTAGCCGAGTTTTTACTTGAAAAAGGCTATATCGTTCACGGGATAAAACGACGTGCGTCAAGTTTTAACACACAACGCGTCGATCATATCTATCAAGATCCTCATGTCGATAATAAAAACTTTATATTGCACTACGGCGATTTAACGGACTCATCCAACCTGACTCGCATTTTACAACAAGTTAAACCTGACGAAGTATATAACCTAGGTGCGCAGTCTCACGTCGCAGTCTCTTTCGAGTCACCTGAATACACAGCTGATGTTGATGCGATGGGTACGCTTAGACTTTTAGAGGCTATTCGATTGTTAGGTCTTGAAAAGAAAACACGCTTTTATCAAGCATCTACTTCTGAACTTTATGGTTTAGTGCAAGAAATTCCCCAGAAAGAAACAACACCTTTCTATCCTCGATCCCCTTATGCTGTTGCTAAACTCTATGCTTACTGGATCACGGTCAACTACCGCGAGTCTTATGGCATGTATGCCTGCAATGGCATTTTGTTTAATCACGAATCTCCCCGCCGTGGTGAAACCTTTGTCACACGTAAAATTACCCGTGGTTTAGCGAATATTGCTCAAGGACTGGAAAAGAAGTTATACATGGGCAATATGGATGCATTGCGTGACTGGGGGCATGCAAAAGATTATGTGCGTATGCAATGGATGATGTTGCAACAAGACAAGCCAGAAGATTTTGTTATAGCCACCGGTGTGCAATATTCAGTTCGACAATTTATTAGCTGGTCAGCACAGGAGTTGGGCATCACGCTAGAGTTTGAAGGCGAAGGTACTACAGAAAAAGCTATTGTTGTCTCAATCGAGGGTGAAAACGCTCCTGCTCTGAGTATTGGTGATGTCATTGTCGAAGTTGATGAACGTTATTTCCGACCTGCTGAGGTGGAAACTTTACTGGGTGATCCTGCTAAGGCTAAACATGAATTAGGGTGGGAACCAGAAATTACCGTGCAAGAAATGTGTGCTGAAATGGTTGCTGAAGATCTTAATATTGCAAAACGTCATGCCTTACTGAAATTACATGGCCATGAAGTACCTGTGAGTGTTGAATAA
- a CDS encoding glycosyltransferase family 2 protein, which produces MVKDINAMPLITVITVVYNGIDFIEKTILSIINQTYKRIEFIIIDGGSTDGTVEVIRKYEHLITCWVSEQDKGISDAFNKGIKLASGEYVNFQGDGDGFVDEISLEKVAKQIGSRRPLLVSAKIRRIDEDGNTLYTSKQPKKFSKTSLLFKMSLPHQGLFVHRDFFKQYGLFDLNNTYCMDYEHLLRAYKAFPDVLLVSDVIANWRADGLGNGRTKEILAEYHKIKLANKVACLPALVFIKYLNLAKYCIKVSLYGNK; this is translated from the coding sequence ATGGTAAAAGATATCAATGCTATGCCATTAATTACGGTTATTACTGTTGTCTATAATGGTATAGATTTTATTGAAAAAACCATCTTAAGTATTATTAATCAAACCTACAAAAGGATAGAGTTTATCATCATCGATGGTGGCTCTACTGATGGAACAGTAGAAGTTATCAGAAAATATGAACATTTGATTACATGCTGGGTTAGTGAACAAGATAAAGGGATTAGTGACGCCTTTAATAAAGGAATCAAACTAGCAAGTGGAGAATATGTCAACTTCCAGGGAGATGGCGACGGTTTTGTGGATGAAATATCACTTGAAAAAGTAGCAAAACAAATTGGCTCTAGGAGACCATTATTAGTTAGTGCCAAAATACGTCGCATTGATGAGGACGGCAACACTCTCTATACTTCAAAACAACCAAAGAAGTTTTCTAAAACGTCTCTTTTATTCAAGATGTCACTACCTCACCAAGGGTTGTTTGTTCACAGAGACTTTTTTAAGCAATATGGCTTGTTTGATCTCAATAATACTTACTGTATGGATTATGAGCATTTACTTAGAGCTTATAAAGCGTTTCCAGATGTTCTTTTGGTATCTGATGTTATAGCAAACTGGCGAGCAGATGGTTTAGGTAATGGTAGAACAAAAGAGATCTTAGCTGAGTATCATAAAATCAAATTAGCCAATAAAGTCGCTTGCCTACCCGCATTGGTTTTTATCAAATATTTGAATTTGGCCAAGTACTGTATAAAAGTATCGCTGTATGGCAACAAATAG
- the glmS gene encoding glutamine--fructose-6-phosphate transaminase (isomerizing), whose amino-acid sequence MCGIVGGIAERNVSPILMEGLRRLEYRGYDSSGMALLDDVNAMHRVRSLGKIQQLQDKVDQLNAPFTGRIGIAHTRWATHGIPSENNAHPHICNNQVAVVHNGIIENYQSLKQKQLAQGYRFTSETDTEVVAHEIHAELQQDNDLLQAVLRSLKVFDGAYALGVMDKSHPDMLVAARKGSPLVIGIGIGEHFIASDVSALLPVTQNFIFLEDGDVAKLTRDKVEIYSAATGEVVERPVKQSSLNITSVELGEHRHYMHKEIFEQPQAVIDTLEGRITQDQVLVSSFGPKAEQIFKTVEQIHIIACGTSYHAGMVTKYWMEDIIGLPCQVEVASEFRYRNPVILNNTLFVMISQSGETADTLAALHQINHYRKVHDLDGITSLSICNVAESSLTRDADMTYLTHAGPEIGVASTKSFTTQLVVLALLLTSLGKVQKRLSKERESMIAGGLQKLPNLIRMALEHEEEIRDISQLFADKQHALFLGRGTMFPIALEGALKLKEISYIHAEAYPAGELKHGPLALIDETMPVIAIAPLDDLLEKLKSNLQEVKARGGQMIVFEDERSDISSETSFKVVKATTNVGRITAPITYNILLQLLCYHVALIKGTDVDQPRNLAKSVTVE is encoded by the coding sequence GTGTGTGGAATAGTCGGCGGAATCGCTGAAAGGAATGTTAGCCCCATCTTGATGGAAGGGTTACGAAGACTGGAATATCGCGGTTATGATTCGTCTGGAATGGCGCTGCTTGATGATGTCAACGCAATGCATCGTGTTCGATCTTTGGGAAAAATACAACAACTTCAGGATAAAGTTGATCAATTAAATGCCCCGTTTACTGGTCGAATCGGTATTGCTCACACACGTTGGGCGACACACGGAATACCTTCTGAAAATAATGCTCATCCACACATTTGTAACAATCAAGTGGCGGTCGTACATAATGGTATTATTGAGAATTACCAATCATTAAAACAAAAACAACTTGCTCAAGGCTATCGCTTTACTTCTGAAACCGATACTGAAGTGGTTGCACATGAAATTCACGCAGAGCTCCAACAGGATAATGATCTTTTACAGGCGGTTTTGCGTTCTCTGAAAGTCTTTGATGGGGCCTACGCTCTAGGCGTAATGGATAAGTCTCATCCAGATATGCTGGTGGCTGCCAGAAAGGGAAGTCCACTGGTTATAGGTATTGGAATTGGTGAGCACTTCATTGCTTCGGACGTCTCGGCGTTGCTTCCCGTTACACAGAATTTTATTTTTCTAGAAGACGGTGATGTTGCCAAGTTAACCCGGGACAAGGTCGAAATTTATAGTGCGGCAACAGGTGAAGTAGTTGAACGCCCTGTAAAACAGTCAAGCCTGAATATTACGTCGGTTGAGCTGGGTGAGCATCGCCATTACATGCACAAAGAGATCTTTGAACAGCCCCAAGCCGTGATTGACACGTTAGAAGGGCGTATCACACAGGATCAGGTTTTGGTATCGAGTTTTGGCCCCAAAGCTGAGCAAATCTTTAAAACGGTTGAGCAAATTCACATCATCGCTTGTGGTACCAGTTATCACGCGGGTATGGTCACTAAATATTGGATGGAAGACATTATCGGTTTGCCATGTCAGGTTGAAGTGGCCAGTGAGTTCCGTTATCGCAATCCGGTGATTCTGAATAACACGTTGTTTGTAATGATAAGTCAATCAGGCGAAACCGCTGATACACTGGCTGCACTGCATCAGATTAATCACTATAGAAAAGTCCATGATTTAGATGGCATTACTTCCTTAAGTATTTGTAATGTAGCAGAGAGCAGTCTGACACGTGATGCTGATATGACTTATCTGACGCATGCCGGGCCCGAAATTGGTGTGGCGTCAACCAAATCATTTACTACTCAGCTTGTTGTACTGGCTTTACTGCTCACAAGCTTAGGTAAAGTCCAAAAAAGATTAAGTAAAGAGCGTGAATCTATGATCGCAGGTGGTTTGCAGAAACTACCTAATTTGATTCGTATGGCCCTCGAACATGAAGAGGAGATTCGTGATATCTCCCAGTTATTCGCAGATAAACAACATGCTTTATTTCTAGGACGTGGCACGATGTTTCCGATTGCTCTGGAAGGGGCTTTAAAGTTAAAAGAAATCAGTTATATTCATGCAGAGGCGTATCCTGCAGGTGAACTGAAACATGGTCCTTTGGCTTTAATCGATGAAACCATGCCAGTTATTGCTATCGCCCCTCTTGATGATTTATTGGAAAAGTTAAAATCCAATTTACAGGAAGTCAAAGCTCGAGGCGGGCAGATGATTGTGTTTGAAGATGAACGCAGCGATATCAGTTCAGAGACCAGTTTCAAAGTAGTGAAAGCAACGACCAATGTCGGTCGAATTACCGCACCTATTACTTACAATATCTTATTGCAGTTATTGTGTTACCACGTTGCCTTAATCAAAGGCACTGATGTGGATCAACCGAGAAATTTAGCGAAATCCGTTACAGTTGAGTAA
- a CDS encoding alpha-1,2-fucosyltransferase — protein sequence MIFFISDGRLGNQAFQYAFLNSIAKSNEKIICVNMTQFFEHFDFKNENFSFLPESRLLSFFFRKMLSRVLTLLVKLKMISSAEQQTISGKPLPKVSFSKGVLPFTFVKLGFFQSELLLRKDKIDFVIKNKYYLVALKILNSLPQSNKVFVHIRRGDYLDETYNGQKGLALPKQYYLEAMTEIERSVANPFYVFLTDDPGYVEDVYGYISNKYISRESLGVDFAIMGLCDYGIVSNSSFSWWGSFFSKEKN from the coding sequence ATGATTTTTTTTATTTCTGATGGTCGACTTGGTAATCAAGCTTTCCAATACGCATTTTTAAATAGTATTGCAAAATCAAATGAAAAGATTATATGCGTGAATATGACCCAATTTTTTGAGCATTTTGACTTTAAAAATGAAAATTTTTCTTTTCTGCCCGAGTCAAGACTGTTAAGTTTCTTTTTCAGAAAAATGTTATCGAGAGTTCTAACTCTGCTTGTGAAACTCAAGATGATTAGTTCTGCCGAACAACAAACAATATCTGGTAAGCCACTACCCAAGGTAAGTTTTTCAAAAGGGGTTCTTCCTTTTACTTTTGTTAAACTAGGTTTTTTTCAATCCGAACTTCTTTTAAGAAAAGACAAAATAGACTTTGTAATAAAAAATAAATATTACTTAGTAGCGTTAAAAATTCTGAATAGCCTTCCTCAATCTAATAAAGTTTTTGTTCACATTAGGAGAGGAGATTATTTAGATGAAACTTATAATGGTCAAAAAGGTTTAGCATTGCCTAAACAATATTATCTTGAAGCGATGACAGAAATTGAAAGATCTGTAGCTAATCCATTTTATGTTTTCTTAACTGATGATCCAGGCTATGTAGAAGATGTTTATGGTTATATCTCAAATAAATATATATCCAGGGAAAGTTTGGGAGTAGATTTTGCAATAATGGGACTTTGTGATTACGGCATTGTCTCAAATAGTAGTTTTTCTTGGTGGGGGAGCTTTTTCTCTAAGGAAAAAAATTAA
- a CDS encoding TIGR04325 family methyltransferase, producing the protein MNQLIKSFIPPILLNVIKRFRTREYGWVGNYTSWESAQADSTGYDSSVVLEKVKNSLLKVKNGDAVFERDSVLFDEIQYSWPLLSSLLVSGFNHAELRVLDFGGSLGSTYFQYKKFLSLIENVSWSVVEQAGFITVGKELFEDEHLKFFSNIEECMAFQQPNVLLFSSVLQYIDEPYKLLDKILASDIEFVAIDRMPFIYEDTDQIKVQIVPPWIYSASYPCWFFSHGKFIEYMSSRNYYLVESFKGLEGDVDGASFIGMLFKKHIA; encoded by the coding sequence ATGAATCAGTTAATAAAGTCTTTCATTCCACCAATATTGTTAAACGTAATAAAACGTTTTCGAACAAGAGAGTATGGCTGGGTGGGGAATTATACTTCCTGGGAAAGTGCACAAGCAGATTCTACTGGATATGACTCATCAGTCGTTCTTGAAAAAGTCAAAAACTCTTTATTAAAAGTTAAGAACGGTGATGCGGTTTTTGAGAGAGATAGTGTGCTTTTTGACGAGATTCAGTATTCATGGCCTTTATTAAGCAGTCTTTTAGTGTCTGGTTTCAATCATGCTGAGTTAAGAGTACTTGATTTTGGAGGTAGTTTAGGCAGTACTTACTTCCAATATAAAAAGTTTTTGAGTCTGATTGAGAATGTCTCTTGGTCTGTAGTTGAACAAGCTGGTTTTATAACGGTAGGTAAAGAACTTTTTGAGGATGAGCATCTTAAGTTTTTTTCCAATATTGAGGAATGTATGGCATTTCAGCAACCTAATGTTCTGTTGTTCTCCAGTGTTCTTCAGTATATTGATGAGCCCTATAAGCTTCTTGACAAGATATTAGCCTCTGACATTGAGTTTGTAGCAATTGATCGTATGCCATTTATATATGAAGACACCGATCAAATAAAAGTTCAGATAGTTCCTCCCTGGATATATAGTGCTAGTTATCCTTGCTGGTTTTTTAGTCATGGTAAATTTATTGAGTACATGTCATCCAGAAACTACTATCTCGTTGAGAGTTTTAAGGGGCTGGAAGGAGATGTAGATGGTGCTAGTTTCATTGGTATGCTTTTTAAAAAGCACATTGCTTAA
- a CDS encoding FkbM family methyltransferase: MRACQKKRVDIELHLFEPTKSCFTTLEKRFRKNNNNLKLNNFGVSDVNSESVIFYDQEQSGMASIYQRNLTHYNLQLDLKEEIQLRRLDNYINEHDIAHIDFIKIDIEGHELRALEGEGIILMVDILITYSLNMVVRI; the protein is encoded by the coding sequence ATTAGAGCTTGCCAGAAAAAAAGGGTTGATATAGAGCTACATCTTTTCGAGCCTACTAAGAGCTGTTTTACTACGTTAGAAAAAAGATTTAGAAAGAATAACAATAATCTGAAACTGAATAATTTTGGGGTATCTGACGTCAATAGTGAAAGTGTGATCTTTTACGATCAAGAGCAAAGCGGTATGGCTTCAATTTATCAAAGAAATTTAACTCACTATAACTTGCAATTAGATCTGAAAGAAGAAATACAACTAAGGCGTTTAGATAATTACATAAATGAGCATGATATTGCGCATATTGATTTTATTAAAATAGATATTGAAGGTCATGAATTAAGAGCTCTTGAGGGGGAGGGGATTATATTGATGGTCGATATATTGATTACATACAGTTTGAATATGGTGGTGCGAATTTAG
- a CDS encoding DUF268 domain-containing protein: MSILSQYVPVTMIDIRPIELKLNNLYFKKGSILNLPFQNNSIETLSSLCVIEHIGLGRYGDEINSFGSEDAIKELKRVLKVGGIILFSVPVDNENKIYFNAHRAFTRHYVLSLFQNFKVLDEKYHYGMAMYDEYEPSRGFGTGLFMLEKLYDDC, from the coding sequence ATGTCTATACTCTCCCAGTATGTACCAGTTACAATGATTGATATAAGGCCTATAGAACTAAAGTTGAATAATCTTTATTTTAAAAAAGGTTCTATTTTGAACTTGCCCTTTCAGAATAACTCAATTGAAACACTCTCCTCACTGTGTGTTATTGAACATATTGGATTGGGTAGATATGGCGATGAAATAAATTCATTTGGTAGTGAGGATGCTATAAAGGAATTAAAAAGAGTTCTGAAAGTCGGGGGGATAATCTTGTTTAGTGTCCCTGTTGATAATGAAAATAAAATTTACTTCAATGCTCATCGTGCATTTACGAGACACTACGTATTGAGTTTATTTCAGAACTTCAAAGTTTTGGATGAAAAATATCATTACGGAATGGCTATGTATGATGAATATGAACCATCCAGAGGGTTTGGAACAGGTTTATTTATGTTAGAAAAATTATATGATGATTGTTAA
- a CDS encoding glycosyl transferase, with protein sequence MYESLKLQTTAFHLYIFAFDDKAYKLLTKLNLEFVTVISLEQFEDEKLLSIKHTRGAGEYCWTCTPSTIKYCIETFKLDECTYLDADLYFFGDPAILIEEMGDKSILLTEHRYTPAYDQSSTSGIYCVQFMTFKNTFDGMKALNWWREACIDWCFAHFEDGKFGDQKYLDDWTDRFEGVHVLQHLGGGVAPWNVQQYDLSSSRFELIFYHFHNFKFITKDKVELGLYFLNKKNISLLYKPYVIHLQQISQMIQSLDSSSCYSGISGKKPFHWKDPIRVLKRKMKRIYNVYDTDFITKE encoded by the coding sequence ATGTATGAATCCTTAAAGCTACAAACGACAGCTTTTCACCTATATATTTTCGCATTCGATGATAAAGCTTATAAGCTGCTAACAAAACTTAATCTCGAATTTGTCACTGTCATCTCTCTCGAACAGTTCGAAGATGAGAAGCTTTTATCTATTAAGCATACACGTGGAGCAGGAGAATATTGCTGGACATGCACACCTTCGACAATTAAATATTGTATTGAAACGTTTAAGCTGGATGAATGCACCTACCTCGATGCCGATTTGTATTTTTTTGGCGACCCAGCAATCTTAATTGAAGAAATGGGCGATAAGTCTATTTTGCTCACAGAACATCGTTATACTCCTGCGTATGATCAAAGCAGCACCAGTGGCATATATTGTGTACAGTTTATGACTTTCAAAAATACTTTTGATGGTATGAAAGCATTGAATTGGTGGCGTGAGGCATGTATTGATTGGTGTTTTGCTCATTTTGAAGATGGTAAGTTTGGAGATCAAAAATATTTAGATGATTGGACTGACCGGTTTGAGGGGGTGCATGTACTCCAGCATTTAGGTGGGGGAGTAGCTCCTTGGAATGTTCAGCAATACGACTTATCTAGCTCTCGATTTGAATTAATTTTTTACCATTTCCATAACTTCAAATTTATTACTAAAGACAAAGTCGAATTAGGTCTTTATTTTTTAAATAAAAAAAATATATCTCTTCTCTATAAACCCTATGTGATTCACTTACAGCAAATAAGCCAGATGATTCAGTCTCTTGATAGCTCTAGTTGTTATAGTGGTATTTCAGGAAAGAAACCTTTTCATTGGAAAGATCCGATTAGAGTTCTAAAAAGAAAAATGAAGAGAATATATAACGTCTATGATACCGATTTTATAACAAAGGAATAG
- a CDS encoding DegT/DnrJ/EryC1/StrS family aminotransferase: MIEYENLRKVNEKLFGDYKESFQNFLDSGWYILGENVSLFEDAFADYCRSEYCVGLASGLDALILAIDAFNFPEGSEIIVPSNTYIATILSIVRNGFKPVLVEPDINTYNIDPAKIEENITDKTRAILVVHLYGKACDMDSISALSTKYDLKIIEDCAQAHGATYKAQKVGSFGVGCFSFYPTKNLGALGDAGAITCSDKDYQERIQALRNYGSQKKYYNDIIGYNSRLDEIQAAFLSIKLNVLDDINNHKRSLAKLYLEHLNDKFIKPVVDEDYFDVYHIFNVRTDRRDELKEYLLKNNIKTEVHYPVPPIKQKAMKNVLHGNYPISDKIHQTTLSLPISYFHSEDDVYQVIDIMNKWC, from the coding sequence ATGATCGAATATGAAAATTTAAGAAAGGTGAATGAGAAATTATTTGGAGATTACAAAGAAAGTTTTCAGAATTTTCTCGATAGTGGCTGGTACATATTAGGTGAAAATGTCTCTTTATTCGAAGATGCATTTGCCGACTATTGTCGTTCTGAATACTGTGTTGGTCTAGCATCAGGTTTAGACGCACTTATTCTTGCTATTGATGCCTTTAACTTCCCTGAAGGCAGTGAGATTATTGTTCCTTCAAATACATATATTGCGACGATTCTTTCTATTGTTCGTAATGGGTTTAAACCTGTTTTAGTTGAACCAGATATTAATACCTATAATATCGACCCGGCTAAAATAGAAGAAAATATTACTGATAAAACCAGAGCAATACTTGTCGTGCATTTATATGGTAAAGCCTGTGATATGGATTCAATATCTGCTTTATCAACAAAATATGATTTAAAAATCATTGAAGACTGTGCGCAGGCGCATGGGGCAACTTATAAAGCCCAAAAAGTTGGAAGTTTTGGGGTTGGTTGCTTTAGTTTTTATCCGACTAAAAATCTTGGTGCATTAGGTGATGCCGGTGCTATCACATGTTCCGACAAAGACTATCAAGAACGTATTCAAGCCCTGAGAAATTATGGTAGTCAGAAAAAGTACTACAACGATATTATTGGCTATAACTCCAGGCTAGATGAAATTCAAGCAGCATTTCTGTCTATAAAATTAAATGTCTTGGACGATATCAACAATCATAAACGTTCTTTAGCAAAACTTTATTTGGAACACCTAAATGACAAGTTCATCAAACCTGTTGTTGATGAAGATTATTTCGATGTTTATCACATTTTTAATGTTAGAACTGATCGGCGTGATGAGTTAAAAGAATATCTATTGAAGAACAACATCAAAACTGAAGTTCATTATCCTGTTCCTCCTATTAAACAAAAAGCGATGAAGAATGTTCTGCATGGGAACTATCCAATAAGTGACAAAATCCATCAAACAACGCTAAGTTTACCTATCTCATACTTTCATTCTGAAGATGATGTTTATCAAGTGATCGATATTATGAATAAATGGTGCTGA
- a CDS encoding sugar 3,4-ketoisomerase — protein sequence MAYLIDLPTFGDERGKLTIIEKVLPFEIKRFYYVYDVRGKRGGHRHHKTVQALVSLGGSCEIYINNGIEEQTFILDESDKCLIVEPEDWHTMDNFTPGSTLLVFASEYYDVNDYIDEPY from the coding sequence ATGGCATATTTGATTGATTTACCAACGTTTGGTGATGAAAGAGGCAAACTGACAATCATAGAAAAGGTGCTTCCTTTCGAAATTAAACGGTTTTATTATGTTTATGATGTCAGAGGGAAAAGAGGTGGACATCGACATCACAAGACGGTCCAGGCTTTAGTTTCACTTGGCGGAAGTTGTGAAATATATATTAATAATGGCATAGAAGAACAAACGTTCATTTTAGATGAATCTGATAAGTGTTTGATTGTTGAACCTGAGGATTGGCACACGATGGATAACTTTACTCCAGGTTCCACATTATTAGTATTCGCCTCAGAGTATTACGATGTGAATGACTATATTGATGAGCCATATTAA